CCAGGCGCTGGACTGGTGCGCGCGCCGTCTGCTGCGCCGCGACACCTTGAGCCAGGCCGCGTTGAACCGCTTCGTGCGCCAGGTGCGGCATGCCGAGGCCGCGCTGCAGGGCCGCGACGCGGCCGCGCTGCGCGACGAGGCACAGGCGCTGCGCCGCGCGCTCGGCCGCCAGGGCTTCGAGCCTGCGCTGTGCGCGCGCGCCTTCGCGCTGATCCGGCGGCACTCGCACGAGCGGCTCGGGCTGGCGCATTTCGACACCCAGCTCAAGGGCGCCTATGTGATGCTGAGCGCGCGCGTGCTGGAGATGGACACCGGCGAGGGCAAGACCCTGACCGCCAGCCTGGCCGCCGCGGCCGCGGCGCTAGCCGGCCTGGCCGTGCATGTGGTCACCGTCAACGACTACCTGGCCGCGCGCGACGCCGACAAGCTGCGCCCGCTCTACGAGGCGCTGGGCCTGACGGTCGCGGTGGTGCTGGAGGGCGACGACGAGGCGACGCGGCGCCAGCGCTACCGCGCCGACATCGTCTACTGCAGCAACAAGACCGTGGTGTTCGACTACCTGCGCGACCGCCAGCGCCTGGCCGAGCGCATGCAGCCGCTGCCGATGGCGTTGGACCTGCTGCTGCAGCAGGGCCCGGTATCCGGCACCACCCTGCGCGGCCTGCATTTCGCGATCGTCGACGAGGCCGACAGCGTCTTCATCGACGAGGCGCGCACGCCGCTGATCCTGTCGGCCCAGCGCGGCGACGAGGCCGCCGAGGACTACTACCGCCAGGCGATCGCGCTGGCGCGCCGCATGGACCTGGACCAGGACGCGACCCTGGGCCGCCAGGACGCCGCCATCACGCTGACCGCCGCCGGCCGCGCCAAGCTGCAGCGCTGGACGCAAGACCTGCCCCCGGTCTGGCATGCGCGGCTGCGCAGCGAGGAGACCCTGGTGCAGGCGCTGGGTGCGCTGCACCGCTACCGGCGCGACGAGCATTACATCGTCGCCGACGGCAAGGTGCAGATCGTCGACGAGAACACCGGCCGCGTGATGGCCGACCGCAGTTGGGAGCGCGGCCTGCACCAGATGATCGAGGCCAAGGAGGGCGTGGCCCTGTCGGCCGGCCGCGAGACCCTGGCGCGCATCAGCTACCAGCTGTTCTTCCGCCGCTACCTGCGCCTGGCCGGCATGAGCGGCACGGTGCGCGAGGTGGCGCCCGAGGTGGCGCGGGTGTTCGGCCCCGGCATCACGCGGGTGGCGCCGCGCCGGCCGACGCGTCGGCGCGCGCTGGGCGAGCGCCTGCTGCCGGACCAGGCGGCCAAGTGGCAGGCCGTCGCAGCCGCGGTGCGCTCGCGGCGCGACGCCGGCCAGCCGGTGCTGGTCGGCACGCGCTCGATCGCGGCCTCCGAGGCCTTGAGCGCGGTGCTGACGACCGCCGGCATCGAGCATGTGGTGCTGAACGCCAAGCAGGATGCCGACGAGGCCGCGATCGTCGAGGCCGCCGGCGCGCCGGGCCGGGTCACGATTGCGACCAATATGGCCGGCCGCGGCACCGACATCCCGCTCGACGAGATCGCGCGCAACGCCGGCGGCCTGCATGTGCTGCTGACCGAGCGACACGACAACGCCCGCGTCGACCGCCAGCTGATCGGCCGCTGCGCCCGCCAGGGCGACCCCGGCAGCTGGGAGGCCCTGCTGAGCCTGGACGACGAACTGCTGCGCGATACCCGCCCGGCCCTCTTGCGCCTGCTGAAGGCGCGCCTGTCCGGCCCGACCGGCCAGCGCCTGGGCCTGTGGCTGTACCGGCGCGCCCAGCGCCGCACCGAGGCCGCCCATGCGCGCACCCGACAAGGCCTGCTGAAAAGCGACTTCCAGACCCGGCAGTCGCTGTCCTTCAGCGGGCAGATGGAATGAACCCACGCCAGAACCGAACGATGCAAGCCGAACGTCCGCTCCCTTCCCCGACCCTGCCGCGCCGTGCCGCCGGGCTCTGCCTCGGCCTGCTGCTGGCCGGCAGCGCCGCCGCCCAGGCCGGCTTCGACACCATCTGCCTGGTCGAACCCTCGCTGGAGGTCAATGTCGGCACGCCGGTCGACGGCGTGCTGGAGGCGGTGCATGCCGACCGTGGCGATACGGTGCAGGCCGGCCAGGTGCTGGCGCGGCTGTTCTCCGGCGTCGAGCAGGCGGCGGTCGAGCTGCAGGGCGCCAAGGCCGAGTTCGGCGCGCGCAAGCGCGACCGCAACGAGGAGCTGCATCGCAAGCAGCTGATCTCCCAGCATGAGCTCGACGAGCTCAGCACCGAGCAGCGCATGGCCGAGCTGGAGCTCAAGGAGCGCCAGGAGCAGCTGAAGCTGCGCGCGGTCAGCAGCCCGATCAACGGCGTCGTGGTGGACCGCTTCCGCCATCGCGGCGACCTGGTCAAGCAGGAGCGCATCTTCCGCATCGCGCAGCTCGACCCGCTGCATGTCGAGACCGTGGTGCCGGCCGCGCGTTTCGGCCGCATCGCGGTGGGCCAGGTCTACGAGGTCCAGCTGCAGCTGGCGGGCGGCCGCCAGCGCGCGCGGGTCAGCCAGGTGGACCGCGTGATCGACGCGGCCAGCGGCACCTTCCGCGTGCGCCTGCAGCTGGCCAATCCGCAGCAGAGCATCCCGCCCGGGCAGCGCTGCCAGGTGAATTTCGGCGCGGCGCGCGGCTGAGGCGCGCCCTTCTCCAGACATCACGACAAGCACCATGACATACAAGAACCGACAAGAGGGATGGCGGCGCACGCCGATCGCCTGCGCGCTGCTGGCGCTGGCACCGCTGGCCGCCCAGGCCGACCAGGCGCAGCAGGACCCGCGCCGCGACGCCGGCGCGATCGCCGAGAGCCTGCGCCGCGCCGACGCGCAGCCGGCCCTGCCGCGCCCGGCCGCCAAGACCGTGATCCGCGCCAGCCAGCCGCGCGCCCAGACCGCGCCGCAGGGGCTGCGCCTGTCGCTGGGCGGGCTGCGCCTGGAGGGCGATGTCGACATCAAGCCGGAGGCGCTGGACAAGGTGCTGGCGCCCTGGGCCGGCCGCGAGCTGAGCTTCAGCGAATACGAGGAGGCGGTGCATGCGCTGGCGGCCTTCCTGCGCGACAACGGCCACCCGCAGGCCGAGGTGCGGATCTCGCGCGCCCAGGTGCGCGACCAGCAGATCGCGATCGCGATCCAGGGTCTGAACCAGCCCGCGCCGACCCAGCTGGCCCAGGCCGAGCCGCCGGCACCGCCGCCGCAGCTGGAGCCGCGCGTGTTCATCAAGCGCTTCAAGGTCGAGGGCGCGACCCTGGCCAGCGCGGCCGAGCTGGAGTCGAGCCTGGCGCCCTTCTCCGAGCGCTCGCTGAGCCTGAAGGAGCTGGACCTGGCGGCCAATGCCGTGGCCACCCTGCTTCAGGACAAGGGCTACGGCCTGGCCCAGGCCTATCTGCCGCCGCAGCGCATCGATGGCGGCGAGGTCACGATCGCGGTCCAGCAGGGCCAGGTCGATGCCGAGCAGGGCCTGCGCGTGACCGGAGCCGGCGAACGCATCAAGCCCGAGCTGGTCGAGCGCCTGCTGGCCGGCGCGGTGCCGGCCGGCCAGCCGCTGCACACCGGCGATCTGGACGCCGCGCTGCGCGTGGTCGGCGAAACCCCGGGCGTGAAGAACGTACGCGCGACCCTGGCCGCCGGCGCACAGCCCGGCAGCACGCGGGTGACGGCCGAGGTCGAGGAGACCCGCCTGCTCAGCGGCGCATTCTGGGTCGACAACCATGGCAGCCGCTACATCGGCGAGCAGCGCCAGAGCGCGCTGCTGCAGCTCAACAGCCCCAGCGGCCATGGCGAACAGTACAGCCTGAACCTGAGCCGCTCGCGCGACATGGACAGCTTCAAGCTGGCCGGCCAGGCCCAGCTGGGCGAGCGCGGCCTCAAGCTCGGCGCCGCCTGGTCCGAGATGCGCATGGACCTGGGCGCCGAGGTCGCGGCGCTGGACCTGAACAGCCGCAGCAGCGTGTTCTCGCTCTACGGCAGCCTGCCGCTGCAGCGCGGCGCGCGGCGCAACAGCACCCTGTCGGCAAACCTCGACGTCAAGGCCCTGGCCAACAGCTTCTTCGGCTCGGCCGAGCAGAAGCGCCGCGTCACGGTGGCCAGCGTGACCGGCCAGGGCGACTGGCTGGACCGCTTCGGTGGCCAGATCGCCTGGGCCCTGACCGGCAGCGCCGGCCATGTCGACCTCGGTGCCAGCCCCGAGCTGGAGGCGATGGACCGGCTGACCGCGAAGACCGCCGGCGGCTTCGGCAAGCTGAATGCCTCGATCAGCCGGCTTGCGCCGGTGCCGGGCCTGCCGGGCCTGGCCTTCTACGGGAGTTTCAGCACCCAGCTGGCCGGCCAGAACCTGGACGGCGGCGAGAAGTTCCAGCTCGGCGGCCCCACCGGCGTGCGCGCCTACCCGGTCGGCGAGGGCCTCGGCGACGAGGGCTGGATCGCTACCGGCGAGCTGCGCTGGACCCAGGCGCTGGCGCCGCTGGAAAGCCAGCTGCAGCTGTTCGCCTTCTATGACGTCGGTGCGCTGCGTCAGTACAAGAGTCCGTGGAACCAGGCCCTGCCGCCGGGCAGCCCGAACCGCTACCACCTGCAGGGCATGGGCATCGGCGCCCAGCTGGCGCATCAGCGCCTGGGCAGCGTGAAGCTGGTGATGGCCACCAAGGCCGGCGTCAACCCCAACCCGGTGGCCGGCAGCGGCGACAGCGATGGCCAGGCCCGCGGCGGCCGCATCTGGGTGATCGGGAACATCGCGTTCTGAACGGGCGCCTCGTGGAGCAAGCAACAATGAATCAGAACCTCTCCAAGCAAGATCGTGCCATGCCCTGCGCCGCGCGCGCGCTGTCGCTCGCGGTGGCCCTGGCCTTCCAGCCGGCCCTGGCGGCCCCGCCGGCCGTGGCCCCCCACACCCTGCCCGGCGGCGCCCAGGTGGCGGCCGGCCAGGCCAGCATCAGCCAGCAGGGCGCCCACCTGCTGGTGCAGCAGCAAAGCCAGAAGCTGATCACCAACTGGCAGAGCTTCAACATCGGCAGCGGCGCCAGCGTGCAGTTCCTGCAGCCCAATGCGCAGGCGGTAGCGCTGAACCGCGTCGTCGCCGGCGACGCCTCGCAGATCCTCGGCCAGCTGCGCGGCAACGGCCAGGTCTTCCTGGTTAACCCGCAGGGCGTGGTGTTCGGCCAGGGCGCGCGCGTCGATGTCGGCGGCCTGGTAGTGTCCTCGCTGGGCATCAAGGACCAGGATTTCCTGAACGGCCAGTACCGCTTCGGCGCTGAGGGCGCGGCCGGCGGCATCGCCAATGCCGGCCAGTTGAACGGCCGCTTCGTCGTGCTGGTGGCACCGACCCTGGACAACAGCGGCCGGATCCAGGCCGCGGACGGCGGCCAGGCGGCCCTGCTGGCCGGCGGCGGCGCGCGCCTGCAGCTGGATGCCGGCGGCCTGGTTTCGGTGCAGCTGGATGCGGCGGCCACCGAGGCCACGATCCGCAACAGCGGCGCGCTGATCGCCGACGGCGGCCGCGTGCTGCTGAGCGCGCAGTCGGCGGCGCCGGGCCTGGCCGCGGCGATCAACCAGAGCGGCACGGTGCGCGCCAGCAGCCTGGCCGAACGCCAGGGCGAGATCTGGCTGGACGGCGGCCGCGGCAGCGTCGAGCTCGCGGGCCAGACCCTGGCCCAGGGCCAGGCCGGCGGCCTGGCCGGCGGCAAGATCGTCGCCACCGCCGACACCTTGAAGGTCAGCGGCAGGGTCGATGCCTCGGGCGCGGCCGGCGGCGGCACGCTGCTGCTGGGCGGCGGCGTGCAGGGCAAGGACGCCTCGGTGCGCGAGGCGCGCAGCGTGGCACTGGAGGCCGGCAGCCGGGTCGCGGCCGACGGCGGCAGCGGCCGCGGCGGCACGGTCGTGGCCTGGTCGGGCGAACACACCCGCACCCGCGGCGAGCTCAGCGCCCAAGGCGGCGCCGGCGGCGGCTTCATCGAGACCTCCAGCCGCGGCCGCATGGACGTGGGCGGCCGGGTCGTCACCGGCGCCGGCGGCACCTGGCTGACCGACCCGACCGACTTCGTGCTGGACAGCAGCAACAAGGCCACCTACGAGGGCTATCTGAACACCGGCGGCACGGTCAACATCGACGCCGACAACAGCATCACGATCAACGACGACCTGGCCAAGACCTCGGGCCCGGACGCCACGCTGAACTTCCGCAGCAACGGCAACATCACGCAGGCGGCCGGCAAGTCGATCTCCTCGCAGTCCGGCCTGCTGAACATCAGCTTCTGGGGCAGTCTGGCGAGCGAAACCAACTATGTGGGCGGCAACGTGCTGCTGGGCGGCTCGCTCTCCAGCAATGGCGGCAGCGTCAACTTCTACAAGCCCACCACCCTGGCCAGCGCGGCCCCGGTCTCGACCAAGCTGCTGGGCATCAGCGCCGGCACGGCCGGCGCCATCGTGTTCCACCGCGACGTCAAGCTGGCCTCGCCGACCCTGGCGGTCAGCCTGAGCAGCCAGGGTGCGCAGAGCGGCTCCACCTATGTGGGCGCCGGTGGCGCGATCGAGTTCAAGGGCAAGATCGAATCCGGCGTGGTCGGCGCGATCGGCACGATGGTGCCGCAAGGCCTGACCCTGGACAGCACCGGCACCGTGCCCGGCGCCATCACCCTGCGCGACAGCGTCGGCAGCGTGGCCAACCCGCTGGCCCGCCTGACCCTGACCGGCCCGATGCAGATCGCGCTGGAGGCCGCCGAGATCAATCTGCGCGCCACCTCGGGCGATGTGCTGACCGCCTCCTCCACCCTGGGCACGCCGACCCTGGTGCTGGGCGCCGCCCACACCGACATCCGCGTCACCGGCGGCACGGTCAACGGCGTCACCGGCTATGCCGACTACAAGCAGGAGACCTTCAATATCGGCGTCAAGGATGCGACGGCACGCAGCCTCACCATCACCGCCGATCGCTCGATCAAGCTGAAGAACAGCCGGATCGACGGCGTGACGAATGCCGGCGGCAACAAGCTGGATGTGCGCCTGAACGCCTACAACGCTGACGCGGCCGGCGGCGGCGCGATCCACCTGAACAATGCGCAGATCCGCTCCAACGGCGGCCTGGTCGCGCTGGGCGGCAGCGGCACGGCCGCGGCCGGCGCGGCGGTGGGCACGGCGGCCGATCCGGACGGCAACACCGACGGCATCCAGATCTTCAACAGCCAGATCGCCACGACCGGCGGCGCGCTGAGCCTCGCCGCACGCGCGCCGGACTCGCTGGCCGCGGGCGCCGGCATCCATGTGTTCGGCCTCTCCACCCTGGACAGCGGCAGCGGCGACCTGAGCCTGAGCGCCGCGGTCAAGAACGCCTCCAGCGCCGGCAACAAGGACGCGGTGGTGATCGGCGAGGGCAGCTCCTCCCAGGTCTCGCTGCTGGCCTCGGGCGCCGGCCGCATCAGCATCCAGGGCGATGCCAGCTTCGTCGGCAACGTCACCTCGGGCTCGCGCTACAACGGCGTGATCGTCTCGCAGGGCGCGCTGGTGCAGACCGATGCCGGCAAGATCACGGTGCAGGGCAAGGGCGGCGGCGGCAACGACTTCGTGTCCGACCAGAATCATGGCGTGCGCCTGGACACGGCCAAGACCCGCCTGCTGTCGAACAGCGGCGACATCACGATCGGCGGCGTCAGCGGCGGCAAGGTCGGCTCGGTCGGCATCTTCAGCGCCGGCAACGAGATCTACCTGGGCCGCATGGGCGCCGGCAGCAACACCGGCCACATCGAGCTGGTCGCGGACAGCATGTTCCTGACCAACAGCTCGGCCACCCGACTGCAGGCCGCCAGCGGCGGCGAGCTGCGCCTGCGCAGCTGGAGCGACAACCGCAACATCAGCCTCGGCGCCACCGACCTCAATGACGTGAACGGCGCGCTGGCGCTGGGCAGCACCTGGTTCAGCGGCGCCAATGCGGTGTTCCAGCCGGGCTTCGCCAACCTCACGATCGGCGAGGCCGGCATGACGCCGGTGGCGAGCCGCGGCCAGCTCAGCGTGGACGGCGCCACCACGGTGCGCGACCACCTGAACCTGGCGATGCAGGGCGCCGGCGGCAAGGTGCAGCTGAATGCCGCGCTGACCGTGCAGGGCACGGGCGCCTCGGGCACCGAGCGCACGCTGTCGCTGCGCGTGGCCGACGGCGCGCGCAGCGGCGAGACCGGCCTGCTGACCGTGGACAAGCTGCACCTGATCGGCGCCGGCGAGTTCAAGCTGATCGCGCCCAACCTGATCAACACCGTGGCCGGCACCGGCCTGAACGGCGCCGTGACCCTGAAGAACGCCCAGGCCCTGCTGGTCGGCGCCGTCGGCTCCACCAGCCGCGGCGTGGCCAGCGGCCCGGCCCAGGGCCTGTCCACCACGGCCGGTCAGGACATCACCCTGTCCACCAGCGCCGGCAACCTGCGCCTGGAACGCAATATCGAGGCCGGCAGCGGCGCGGTGAGCCTCACCGCCCAGGCCGGTTCGGTGCTGGAGAGTGGCAGCGCCATCGTCCGGGCGGACCGCCTGGCCGTGGCCTCGCAGACCAGCTCTTCCCTGCTGAATGCCAACGAGGTGCGCGGCCTGGCCGCCCAGCTCAGCGGCACCGAGGCGAACTTGAGCCTGCGCAGCACCGGCGCGCTCAACATCGAGAGCGTGGCCGGCCTGAATGGCGTGATCGTGCCGGGCACCCTGTGGCTGCAGGCCGAGGGCGGCGCGCTGACCCAGAGCCAGGCGGTGGCCGCGCGCAGCGCGGCGCTGCAGGCGGCCGGCGACATCGTGCTGACCCAGCGCAACGCCGCCGGCGCGGCCAACCGCATCGGCACCCTGGCCGCGCGCACCGGCAACGGCGAGCTCAAGTTGCTCAATGCCATCGGCATGACCGTGGGCGCGGCCGGCACGGCCGACGCCGGCGCCACCCTGGCCGGCATCGACGTGGGCCAGCGCGGCGTGCGCGTCGAGGCCGGCAGCGGCAACCTGGTGCTGGCCAACAGCATCAAGGCCGGCGCCAACGCCACGGTCAGCCTGCAGGCCAGCCAGGGCGCGATCAACCAGCTCGGCAGCGCCGGCGCCACCGAGGGCCGTGCGCCCATCATCACGGCCGGCGCGCTGCTGCTCTCGGCCGCCGACAGCTCCGCGCTGATGAACGAGAACGAGGTCGGCCGCCTGGCCGCCGAGGTCGGCGGCAGCGCCAAGGACCTGAGTTTCGTCGGCCGCCACGGCGTGGTGTTCGACGCGGTCAGCGACATCGAGGGCCGCACCCTGCGCGGCCTGGCCATCAGCGGCAAGGCCTGGGTCGAGGCCCGCGAAGGCGACATCCGCCAGACCGAGGCGGTCAAGGTCGATGCGCTGGGCCTGAAGGCCAGCGGCGAGATCGCACTGGCGCTGAACCAGGGCGGCAGCGCCGCCAACCAGATCGCCAATCTGGCGGCGCGCGCCGGCACCGGCAACATCCACGTGGTGTCGCGCGGCGGGATGCAGGTCAGCGCGGTCGGCACCGCGGCCAGCCAGGCCGTCCACGGCCAGGCCCTGGTCGGCGTGGCCAGCAATGACCGCGACATCACCCTGCGCAGCACGCAGGGCGAGCTGGCGCTGGGCCAGTCGGTCAGCGCCGGCAAGGCGGTGCTGAGCCTGGAGGCGGCGCAGGGCGTGCGCCAGCTGGGCGGCGCGATCCAGGCCGATGGCCTGCGCGTGCTGGCCGGCGGCGCGATCGATCTGCAGCAGGACCAGAACCGGGTGCGCGTGCTGGCCGCCAGCGGCCAGGGCCCGCTGGCCTACCGCGATGCCGACGGCCTGGAGATCGGCACCGTGACGGTGAGCCTGGGTCAGCAGGCCGGCCGCAGCGCCGGCCTGAACTCGGGCCAGGGTGAGCAACTGGTGCAGAGCGGCGGCGCCCTGCTGCTGAGCCAGGATGTGCAGGCCGGCGCGGGCCTGGTCAGCCTGGAAGCGGCCGATGGCGGCATCCGCCAGAGCGGCGGCAACCTGGCGGCCGACAAGCTGCGCCTGCTGGCCGGCGGCAAGGGCGATGTGGCGCTGCAGCAGGCGGGCAACCGCTTCGGCCAGGTCGCGGCCCGTGTGGCCGGCGGCAACCTGGCGCTGCAGACCCAGGGCCCGCTGAACGTCACCAGCCTGGCGCGTGGCCTGGGCGGCAACAGCGCCGAGCGCGGCCTCGACGGTCTGGATACCGCGGCCGGCAACGGCGCGCAGAGCCTGAAGAGCGGTGGCGCGCTGCAGCTGGCGCAGCAGCTGAAGGCCGGCCAGGGCAGCATCGCGCTGGACGTGGCCGACGGCGGCGTGCGCCAGAGCGTTGGCGCGGTCACGGCCGCGGCGCTGCGCATCAAGGCCGGCGGCGTGGGTGCGGTCGAACTGCAGCAGGCCGGCAACCAGGTCCAGCGCCTCGGCGCCGAGGTGGCCCAGGGCACGCTGGCCTACAACAATGCCGGCGCCCTGACCCTGGAAGCCCTCGGCACCCGCGACCGCGAGCAGCTGATCCGCGCCGGCGGCGCCATCACTCTGAGCGACAGCCTGCGAGCCGGTGCCGCCACCGTCAGCCTGGAGGCCAAGGGCGGCATCCAGCAGAGCGGCGGCATCCTGGACGCCGACGCGCTGCGCCTGCTGGCCGGCGGCGATGTGAGCCTGCAGCGCCAGGGCAACCGCATCGGCCAGGTGGCCGCACAGCTGAGCGAGGGCGGCCTGGCCCTGCACAGCGAAGCCGCGCTGACACTCGGCAGTGTGCGGCGCGAGCGGGGCGGTGAGGACAAGCACCGCACGCTGGCCGGCATCGACACCGGCACGCGTCAGCAGACTCTGTCCAGCGCCGGTGCGATCACCCTGGCGGCCGACGTCAAGGGCGGCCAGATCGGCATGGTCTCGGCGCAGGGCGGTATCCGTCAGACCGCCGGCAGCCTGCAAGCCGCGGCGCTGGAGGCGCGTAGCGCCGGCAGCGTGGCCGAGGTGACGCTGCGCCAGGCGGGCAACCGCATCGAGCGCTTCGCCGCGCAGAGCGCGGGCGGCGTCGCGCTGGAGAACCAGGGCAGCCTGGTGATCGGCCAGGTCGGCGCCAGCCGCGGCATCACGGCTGGCGGCGCGGTCTTCGTGCGCGCCAGCGCCGACCTGAGCCTGCAGGAGGGCGGCAAGGTCAGCAGCGCCTCGAGCTCGCGTCAGGCCGTGGTGCTGGCGGCCGGCCAGGCCTTCCGCAACCAGGCCGGCGCGGACGCGGTCGCGGCCCCGTCCGGCCGCTGGCTGATCTACGACGACAACCCCTTCCTGGACCTGTCGCGCCTGGGAGGCCTGAAGCTGGGCTTCCTGCAGACCGGCACCGTCTACGCGGCCCTGCCGCCGGATCGGGTGCAGCAGCAAGGGTCCGGCTACATCACGACCGGCGTGCCGCCGGTGCCCGAGCAGTTCGCCCGCCTGGTCGGCGGCGCGGCCGCGGCCGAGAACTCCGGCAACCTGGCCACCCATGCCCAGGGTTCGCGCGTGGCCCGCGCCGGCCTCAAGCCGGCCCTGTGGCAGCGCGATGCCGATGCCGGGCAACGCCAGCAACAGGGTGCCGCCGGGCTGAGCCTGGAGGGCGCGGACTGGGCCGTGGACCTGCGCCCCGGCGAGCGTTTCGTCAGCCCCTTGCAGGAGCTGCTGGGTGCGCCGGCCGAGGAGCAAGCCACGGTCGAGACCGAAGCCGCGCGCCTGGCCGATGGCGGCGCCCTGCCCGCCTGGCTGAGCTATGACGCCGGCAGCCGCCAGTTCGCCGGCTTGGTGCCGCCCGACCTGGCCAAACCGATCCGCGTGCGCGTGCTACTGCGCAGCGCGCCGGGCGCGGCGCCCAAAGCCTTCGAGCTGGACTTCGTGCCGAAGCAACAGTAACGGCTGCCTCGATCGACCGTTTGCGGAAAGGGCCTTCGGGCCCTTTCTTCATTCCTGCATCCTTGATTTATTCTCCGGGTCCGACAGGAAAGACCCACACGATGCTGCACCACATCGAGATCTACGTCAGCGACCTCGAACGCTCGATCGCCTTCTGGTCGCCGCTGATGGAACGCCTGCAGTACGAGTCCGAGCGCTGGTCGGGCGGGATCAACTGCGGACAGGGCCACACCTATCTGTGCTTTCTGCAGGCGCCGGCCGAGCATCTGGCGGCCGGCTATCACCGCAAGCGGGTGGGACTGAACCATCTCGCGTTCCACGCCGGCTCGCGCCAGCAGGTCGACGAGCTGGCCGCCTGGCTCAGGGCGGCCGGGCACCGGCTGCTGTACGAGGACCGCTATCCCCATGCCGGCGGCTCCGGGCATTACGCGCTGTTCTGCGAGGACCCGGATCGCATCAAGGTGGAAGTGGTGGCGCCGCACGAGGCCTGATCGGCGCCCCTCTCAGGCCGCGGCCAGCGGCGCTTGATTTCCCGCATCCCAGCACCATCTTCGGAGCGGCCGCACCGCGGACCGCCGGGCGGCT
This genomic stretch from Roseateles sp. DAIF2 harbors:
- a CDS encoding preprotein translocase subunit SecA, whose amino-acid sequence is MGHSSSSSSFALRFRADPYAQRRDWTELPWLDQALDWCARRLLRRDTLSQAALNRFVRQVRHAEAALQGRDAAALRDEAQALRRALGRQGFEPALCARAFALIRRHSHERLGLAHFDTQLKGAYVMLSARVLEMDTGEGKTLTASLAAAAAALAGLAVHVVTVNDYLAARDADKLRPLYEALGLTVAVVLEGDDEATRRQRYRADIVYCSNKTVVFDYLRDRQRLAERMQPLPMALDLLLQQGPVSGTTLRGLHFAIVDEADSVFIDEARTPLILSAQRGDEAAEDYYRQAIALARRMDLDQDATLGRQDAAITLTAAGRAKLQRWTQDLPPVWHARLRSEETLVQALGALHRYRRDEHYIVADGKVQIVDENTGRVMADRSWERGLHQMIEAKEGVALSAGRETLARISYQLFFRRYLRLAGMSGTVREVAPEVARVFGPGITRVAPRRPTRRRALGERLLPDQAAKWQAVAAAVRSRRDAGQPVLVGTRSIAASEALSAVLTTAGIEHVVLNAKQDADEAAIVEAAGAPGRVTIATNMAGRGTDIPLDEIARNAGGLHVLLTERHDNARVDRQLIGRCARQGDPGSWEALLSLDDELLRDTRPALLRLLKARLSGPTGQRLGLWLYRRAQRRTEAAHARTRQGLLKSDFQTRQSLSFSGQME
- a CDS encoding ShlB/FhaC/HecB family hemolysin secretion/activation protein; this encodes MTYKNRQEGWRRTPIACALLALAPLAAQADQAQQDPRRDAGAIAESLRRADAQPALPRPAAKTVIRASQPRAQTAPQGLRLSLGGLRLEGDVDIKPEALDKVLAPWAGRELSFSEYEEAVHALAAFLRDNGHPQAEVRISRAQVRDQQIAIAIQGLNQPAPTQLAQAEPPAPPPQLEPRVFIKRFKVEGATLASAAELESSLAPFSERSLSLKELDLAANAVATLLQDKGYGLAQAYLPPQRIDGGEVTIAVQQGQVDAEQGLRVTGAGERIKPELVERLLAGAVPAGQPLHTGDLDAALRVVGETPGVKNVRATLAAGAQPGSTRVTAEVEETRLLSGAFWVDNHGSRYIGEQRQSALLQLNSPSGHGEQYSLNLSRSRDMDSFKLAGQAQLGERGLKLGAAWSEMRMDLGAEVAALDLNSRSSVFSLYGSLPLQRGARRNSTLSANLDVKALANSFFGSAEQKRRVTVASVTGQGDWLDRFGGQIAWALTGSAGHVDLGASPELEAMDRLTAKTAGGFGKLNASISRLAPVPGLPGLAFYGSFSTQLAGQNLDGGEKFQLGGPTGVRAYPVGEGLGDEGWIATGELRWTQALAPLESQLQLFAFYDVGALRQYKSPWNQALPPGSPNRYHLQGMGIGAQLAHQRLGSVKLVMATKAGVNPNPVAGSGDSDGQARGGRIWVIGNIAF
- a CDS encoding efflux RND transporter periplasmic adaptor subunit codes for the protein MQAERPLPSPTLPRRAAGLCLGLLLAGSAAAQAGFDTICLVEPSLEVNVGTPVDGVLEAVHADRGDTVQAGQVLARLFSGVEQAAVELQGAKAEFGARKRDRNEELHRKQLISQHELDELSTEQRMAELELKERQEQLKLRAVSSPINGVVVDRFRHRGDLVKQERIFRIAQLDPLHVETVVPAARFGRIAVGQVYEVQLQLAGGRQRARVSQVDRVIDAASGTFRVRLQLANPQQSIPPGQRCQVNFGAARG